One window from the genome of Leptospirillum ferriphilum encodes:
- a CDS encoding OmpA family protein, with translation MRFNKTLMGVSILFAGILVTGGCASTNGAGAGTQSNTTESAPAPAPAPAPEASNASSTQSDIESSLSRDITYGFDKSVLTSEDRRILKKDAAILNANPTVHVVIAGHADERGTDTYNIVLGQKRAKAAMMYLVNLGIKKNRIKIVSYGKRTIPGYDLCSDHNEQCWSKNRVAHLMKITM, from the coding sequence ATGCGCTTCAACAAAACCCTTATGGGCGTGTCCATTCTTTTCGCCGGAATTCTCGTCACCGGAGGCTGCGCGTCCACAAACGGTGCCGGCGCCGGCACCCAGTCCAACACAACCGAATCGGCTCCGGCCCCAGCTCCGGCTCCGGCCCCGGAAGCATCGAATGCGTCTTCCACGCAGTCGGACATTGAATCTTCTCTTTCGCGGGACATTACTTACGGGTTTGACAAATCTGTCCTGACCAGCGAAGATCGCCGGATTCTTAAGAAAGACGCGGCCATTCTGAATGCAAATCCGACCGTTCATGTCGTGATCGCCGGACATGCCGACGAACGGGGAACCGATACCTACAACATCGTGCTTGGCCAGAAGAGAGCCAAGGCGGCGATGATGTATCTGGTCAACCTCGGAATCAAGAAAAACCGCATCAAGATTGTTTCCTACGGGAAAAGAACCATTCCGGGATATGACCTCTGCTCCGATCACAACGAACAATGCTGGAGCAAGAACCGGGTGGCCCACCTGATGAAGATCACGATGTAA
- the rnr gene encoding ribonuclease R, whose amino-acid sequence MTKDKSDEHPLTPEERILAFLREEAQKPVRTDRLVEAVLRKKKERNEVSRALDRLVAEKQVILLKGGYAGLPDKLHFREGMFLSHPDGYGFVVTEGQREDLYVPPGATKGAMHQDKVLSVLLGTDHRGRSEGQVVEIISRSRSSVVGVLHELKGGYFLSPRDPKIPHEFLVVDNSSEKLKEGELVVLDILRYPEPGHIPEGKISRFLGDPSDPSVDTDLVIATHHLSISFPDRVEAEAKRMAREVEVEPSENRVDLRHLEIMTIDGDRARDFDDALSVVESPDGTFQIGIHIADVAAYVLPGSELDKEAFRRGTSVYFPDRVVPMFPEVLSNGVLSLNPDEDRLARTVMVRMSPAGQVLESSIFRSVIRSRLRATYSRVHPILAGESTDSPESKFSVQLRSLWTLAKKLRDERFQNGSLDFDLPEPEIVLDLRGEPVDIIRSPRYLSHFLVEEFMLLANRIVAAELTRRFSMAMYRVHETPSPEKTESLGIFLGALGISIPKRKEGRMRASDLSAVLESTRGTPLEKMVHFSVLRSLKQARYDVYPLGHFGLAMDDYTHFTSPIRRYPDLIVHRLLDLPDGRSSGEGSFYPLEQVAVQASERERASVEAERMAVDLKKIRFMGQHIGKKFSGSVSGVTGFGFFVELSDVLVEGLVPFSALNDDYYVYDEKHHLLRGETTRKTYRIGDRLEVMVVRVDTERLRIEFALDQEGNPDAVQKVRRKRKGKKHRSQRAGKSRKKGSSKG is encoded by the coding sequence GTGACAAAAGACAAGTCAGACGAACATCCTTTGACTCCCGAAGAGAGAATTCTGGCCTTCTTGCGGGAAGAAGCCCAGAAACCTGTCCGGACCGACAGGCTTGTCGAAGCCGTTCTGAGAAAGAAGAAGGAAAGAAATGAAGTGTCCCGTGCGCTCGACCGTCTTGTGGCGGAAAAACAGGTCATTTTGCTGAAGGGCGGATATGCAGGACTTCCGGACAAACTTCATTTTCGGGAAGGAATGTTTTTGTCCCACCCCGACGGCTATGGCTTTGTCGTGACCGAAGGTCAGAGGGAGGATCTCTATGTTCCTCCGGGGGCAACGAAAGGAGCCATGCACCAGGACAAAGTCCTGTCCGTTCTTCTGGGGACGGATCACCGGGGGCGTTCAGAGGGACAGGTCGTCGAAATCATCTCGCGCTCGCGTTCCTCCGTCGTGGGTGTTCTGCACGAGCTGAAAGGCGGATATTTTTTGTCTCCCCGCGATCCAAAAATTCCCCATGAATTCCTTGTTGTGGACAACAGCTCGGAAAAACTGAAAGAGGGGGAGCTCGTCGTTCTCGATATTCTTCGCTACCCCGAGCCCGGTCATATTCCAGAAGGAAAGATTTCCCGCTTTCTGGGAGATCCGTCCGATCCGTCCGTTGACACGGATCTTGTGATCGCAACACATCACCTGTCCATTTCCTTTCCCGATCGCGTCGAGGCAGAGGCAAAGCGCATGGCTCGGGAAGTAGAGGTTGAACCTTCAGAGAACCGGGTGGATCTCCGGCATCTCGAAATCATGACGATCGATGGCGACAGGGCGCGCGATTTTGACGATGCACTTTCCGTCGTGGAAAGTCCGGACGGGACTTTCCAGATCGGCATCCATATCGCGGATGTGGCAGCGTATGTTCTCCCGGGGTCTGAACTGGACAAGGAGGCTTTCCGGAGAGGAACAAGTGTCTATTTTCCGGACCGTGTGGTTCCGATGTTTCCGGAGGTTCTTTCCAATGGCGTCCTTTCCCTGAATCCGGACGAAGATCGTCTGGCACGGACGGTGATGGTTCGGATGAGTCCGGCCGGTCAGGTTCTGGAAAGCTCCATTTTTCGTTCGGTGATCCGGAGCCGGCTCCGGGCAACATACTCCCGGGTCCACCCCATTCTGGCAGGAGAGTCCACGGATTCCCCGGAATCGAAGTTCTCTGTCCAGCTTCGTTCTCTCTGGACGCTTGCGAAGAAGCTCCGGGACGAACGATTTCAGAATGGGAGTCTGGATTTCGATCTGCCGGAACCGGAAATTGTTCTGGATCTGCGGGGTGAGCCCGTCGATATCATCCGTTCTCCACGATACCTGTCCCATTTCCTGGTCGAGGAGTTCATGCTTTTGGCGAACAGGATCGTGGCCGCTGAGCTGACAAGAAGATTTTCGATGGCGATGTATCGTGTCCACGAAACACCTTCTCCGGAAAAAACCGAATCTCTGGGCATTTTTCTGGGAGCCCTGGGAATTTCCATCCCCAAGCGCAAAGAAGGAAGGATGAGGGCCAGCGACCTTTCGGCTGTTCTGGAATCGACGCGGGGAACACCGTTGGAAAAAATGGTGCACTTTTCGGTTTTACGCTCACTGAAACAGGCGCGTTACGACGTTTACCCCCTGGGGCATTTTGGTCTGGCGATGGACGATTACACCCACTTTACATCGCCGATTCGGCGATATCCGGATCTGATTGTTCACCGCCTTCTGGATCTTCCGGATGGACGTTCTTCCGGGGAAGGCTCCTTTTATCCCCTGGAACAGGTGGCTGTCCAGGCCTCCGAGCGGGAAAGGGCATCTGTCGAGGCTGAACGGATGGCTGTTGATCTCAAGAAAATCCGGTTCATGGGACAGCATATCGGGAAGAAGTTCTCTGGTTCGGTTTCGGGGGTCACCGGGTTCGGATTTTTTGTTGAGCTTTCCGATGTGTTGGTGGAGGGTCTGGTCCCTTTTTCGGCACTCAATGACGACTATTATGTCTACGATGAAAAGCACCACCTTTTAAGAGGGGAAACGACCCGAAAAACCTACCGGATCGGGGACAGGCTTGAAGTGATGGTTGTCCGGGTCGATACTGAACGCTTGCGCATCGAATTTGCCCTGGATCAGGAGGGAAACCCGGACGCTGTGCAGAAGGTCCGGAGAAAAAGAAAAGGCAAAAAGCATCGGAGCCAACGGGCCGGAAAATCCCGGAAGAAAGGATCTTCTAAGGGGTAA